Genomic window (Saccharothrix australiensis):
CGGTCGTGCAACCCGGCCCACCGGAAGCACGACCGCACCAGGTACTCCAACCCGCCCCGCCCGATCGGCTCACCCCGCCGGTCCCGCAGCAACGCAGACCCCCGGTCGAACCGCCCACGCGGGAACCGCGCCCGGCACGACACCAGGTACTGCTCGATGATCCGGTCCATCGCCGGCTCGATCGGCACCGACCGGTCCCGGTTGCCCTTGCCCGCCACGTGCAGCCGCCGCTCACCCGGCCGACCCACCACCGACGCCAACGTCAACGTCCGCATCTCCGCCGACCGCAACCCCGCCACCAGACCCAGCGCGATCACCAGCACGTCCCGCTCCGGCCACGGGTCACGCCCCTTGCGCACCCCCTCGGCCGCGGCCTCCAACAACCGCTCCGGCGTGTCCTCGCCCCGCAGCGGCTTGGGCACCAGGGGAGGGGTCTTCGGCCGCGCCACCGCGCCCATCGGGTTGCCCGGCAGCAGGTCCTCGGCCACGCAGAACGTCAGGAACTGGTTCCACGTCGACCAGGCCCGCAACACCGAACTCTTCGCGTGCGAGTCGGCGAACACCCCGAACGCGGCCCGCAGGTTCCCGGCCGTGAGCTGGGCGACCAGCAGGCCGTCCGGGGGAGTGGAGCACACCTCGGCCAGCAGCGCGGTGACGCCCGCCAGGTCGCGGCGGTAGGCGGCCGTGGTGTGGGGGGAGTCCTTGCGGGGCCGGCGGGCGAGGAAGAACGAATCCTGGGCGTCGAGAACTCGCATTGGATCTTCATACCGCACGGCACCGACAGCGCCCGCCCGCCGGCACCGGGCCGACCACACCGCCGTCCGGCCGACGCGACCCGGCCCGAAGCACCCCGCGACCCCGTCCGGGCCAGTCCACCGCGCGATGGATAATTCACCACGTGATGGATAATGGCGATTATCCATCAAAAGGCGATCCGGGAGGGCCGGGGTCGGCGTCGACGGGTGTCGGCGGCACACCGGGGGAACGCGCGTCGCGTGGGACGTCCGGCCCGCCGG
Coding sequences:
- a CDS encoding tyrosine-type recombinase/integrase, with the protein product MRYEDPMRVLDAQDSFFLARRPRKDSPHTTAAYRRDLAGVTALLAEVCSTPPDGLLVAQLTAGNLRAAFGVFADSHAKSSVLRAWSTWNQFLTFCVAEDLLPGNPMGAVARPKTPPLVPKPLRGEDTPERLLEAAAEGVRKGRDPWPERDVLVIALGLVAGLRSAEMRTLTLASVVGRPGERRLHVAGKGNRDRSVPIEPAMDRIIEQYLVSCRARFPRGRFDRGSALLRDRRGEPIGRGGLEYLVRSCFRWAGLHDRVPSGANLHALRHTFATRLAEDGASASEIMALLGHASLATSQNYIEATARERRAAVAGNRTYASLNRLPGREG